From Rubidibacter lacunae KORDI 51-2, a single genomic window includes:
- a CDS encoding DUF2231 domain-containing protein — MENYLPPLNNHNLPYPDTIHPIVVHFVIAMVLFAVLCDIIGYFTKNSRLFEVSWWNMTIATVSIFIAIVFGQIEAGLANPYIAAVSDLNTHTIIGWALSGIIATITGWRYVIRLRTPDTLPTSYLGAGLVLTAIVCFQIYLGDKLVWIYGLHSESVVEATRQGIL; from the coding sequence ATGGAAAATTATCTGCCACCACTTAACAATCACAATCTCCCCTACCCCGATACAATTCACCCAATCGTGGTGCACTTCGTGATTGCGATGGTGTTGTTTGCAGTCCTCTGCGACATCATCGGCTACTTCACCAAAAACTCGCGCTTGTTTGAAGTGAGCTGGTGGAACATGACCATTGCTACCGTGTCGATCTTCATCGCGATCGTCTTCGGACAGATCGAAGCCGGTCTAGCCAATCCCTATATTGCTGCCGTCAGCGACCTCAATACCCACACCATTATCGGCTGGGCGCTCTCGGGCATTATCGCTACGATCACCGGCTGGCGTTACGTGATTCGCCTGCGCACCCCCGACACCTTGCCGACCTCTTACCTCGGTGCGGGTTTAGTGCTGACCGCAATCGTTTGCTTTCAGATATACCTCGGCGACAAATTGGTGTGGATCTATGGGTTGCACTCCGAGTCAGTTGTCGAAGCTACACGACAGGGGATCTTGTAA
- a CDS encoding cytochrome c oxidase subunit II produces MTRRTLFTLIALASGLALVSYWIGQQSYSWMPVQASAEAILVDNLFSFMVAIASFIVLGVTGTLLYSVLFQRASRYDISDGPALEGNLKLEIVWTAIPLVLVVWIGTYSYQTYNRMSILGSGGSLHVGMPTAMANEIGASPEASAPIEVRSRQWAWEFYYPDRDVTSTELHLPVNQRAQLQLTSEDVLHGFYVPAFRVKQDIIPGRAIAFEFTPIREGRYRLRDSEYSGTYFATNQTHVVVESLKSYQQWLAAAAAQPLTPAENVAYQEFKAAIEKPMSLGWSRIVPAAAPLANYSSSESDSHE; encoded by the coding sequence ATGACACGACGCACGCTCTTTACCTTAATCGCGCTCGCTTCTGGGCTCGCCCTAGTCAGCTACTGGATCGGGCAGCAGTCTTACTCTTGGATGCCCGTGCAAGCCTCTGCCGAAGCAATCCTGGTCGATAACCTGTTCAGCTTCATGGTTGCGATCGCGAGCTTCATCGTACTGGGCGTAACGGGAACCCTGCTGTACTCGGTGCTGTTCCAGCGTGCCAGCCGCTACGACATCAGCGACGGACCGGCATTGGAAGGCAACCTCAAGCTGGAAATTGTCTGGACGGCAATTCCCCTGGTACTCGTGGTTTGGATCGGCACCTACAGCTACCAGACCTACAACCGCATGAGCATCCTTGGATCGGGCGGCAGCCTGCACGTCGGGATGCCGACTGCTATGGCGAACGAAATCGGAGCTAGTCCGGAGGCAAGCGCTCCCATTGAGGTGCGATCGCGCCAGTGGGCTTGGGAGTTCTACTACCCCGATCGCGACGTAACAAGCACCGAGCTGCACCTGCCTGTAAACCAGCGCGCGCAACTGCAGCTCACCTCTGAAGACGTGCTCCACGGCTTCTACGTCCCGGCCTTTCGCGTCAAACAAGACATCATTCCCGGCCGGGCGATCGCCTTCGAGTTCACGCCCATTCGCGAGGGACGCTATCGACTGCGCGACTCGGAGTACAGCGGTACCTACTTTGCTACCAACCAAACCCACGTCGTCGTCGAATCCTTAAAGTCTTACCAACAGTGGCTGGCAGCGGCCGCAGCGCAACCGCTGACCCCAGCCGAAAACGTCGCCTATCAAGAATTCAAAGCCGCGATTGAAAAGCCCATGAGCTTGGGCTGGTCGAGGATTGTCCCGGCCGCAGCTCCCCTTGCTAATTACTCCAGCTCGGAAAGCGATTCCCATGAGTGA
- a CDS encoding VOC family protein gives MGIRERYEHGVFCWVDLATSDPDAAKPFYNQLFGWEFQDIPVENAPPYAMAFKGERRVAALFLMPEEMKDQNVSPHWQSYINVEDLDAALQRWQSEGGTVLVPACTILDSGRKAVVRDPTGAVVHLWQAQEHIGAGVVNEVNTYCWPELQTRDVKRAARFYQSVFNWEIEAEETPPYYIGAKVKGHYNCGMFDLEQANLPGEISSYWAVYFNVENLDTALDCLKNLGGTVLMEPMTIEQGRFATVADPQGAVFTLIEPTEVDD, from the coding sequence ATGGGGATTCGAGAACGATACGAGCACGGTGTATTCTGCTGGGTCGATCTGGCAACCTCAGATCCAGACGCAGCCAAACCGTTCTATAACCAATTGTTCGGTTGGGAGTTTCAGGACATTCCTGTCGAGAACGCACCGCCCTATGCCATGGCATTTAAGGGAGAGCGACGAGTTGCAGCTCTGTTCCTCATGCCTGAGGAAATGAAGGACCAAAATGTTTCCCCCCACTGGCAGAGCTACATCAACGTTGAAGATCTAGACGCAGCCTTACAGCGCTGGCAAAGTGAGGGCGGTACGGTTTTAGTGCCTGCTTGCACGATCCTTGACTCCGGCCGCAAGGCCGTTGTTAGAGACCCGACTGGTGCGGTCGTCCATCTATGGCAGGCACAAGAACATATCGGCGCGGGTGTCGTTAACGAGGTCAATACTTATTGCTGGCCCGAGTTGCAAACCCGAGATGTGAAACGAGCCGCACGGTTCTACCAGTCCGTTTTTAACTGGGAAATCGAGGCTGAAGAAACACCACCCTATTACATCGGAGCCAAGGTCAAGGGTCACTACAACTGCGGGATGTTCGACCTTGAGCAAGCAAACTTACCTGGAGAAATATCCTCGTATTGGGCTGTATATTTCAATGTCGAGAATCTGGATACTGCTCTCGATTGTCTCAAGAATCTGGGAGGGACGGTGCTGATGGAACCAATGACCATCGAGCAAGGCCGCTTTGCGACCGTTGCAGACCCACAAGGTGCAGTCTTCACACTAATTGAACCGACTGAAGTTGACGATTAG
- a CDS encoding alpha/beta fold hydrolase, which produces MIELPGVERLSITTSLGSMVYYTPTFAAPWMVGGDTEGADGRPTLAFLHGFGGGSSAYEWSKVYPAFADEYRVIAPDLIGWGRSHHPERNYSPDDYITTIVEFLEQVCDTPTAVVASSLTAAIVARAAIARPELFKLLILTAPAGLSDFGRDYSRNFFAQLVSTPVLDRVIYNAGVATAGGIRNFLETRQFANPERVYEEIVMAYLASAQQPNAEYAALSFVRGDLSFDLARYIGQVQIPTAIIWGRESQFTGPEIGKRLAALNPQYIRSFIELPEVGLTPQLEVPGVAIALVGRFLKELSVVTPPVSAPQ; this is translated from the coding sequence TTGATCGAGCTGCCCGGCGTCGAACGCCTATCCATCACTACGTCCCTTGGCAGTATGGTGTACTACACCCCCACATTCGCTGCTCCATGGATGGTGGGAGGCGATACGGAAGGGGCTGACGGTCGCCCGACGCTGGCGTTTCTCCATGGTTTCGGTGGCGGCTCTTCCGCCTACGAGTGGTCGAAAGTCTATCCCGCATTTGCCGACGAATACCGCGTCATTGCTCCCGACTTAATCGGGTGGGGGCGATCGCACCATCCCGAACGCAACTACTCCCCAGACGATTACATCACCACGATCGTCGAATTCCTCGAGCAAGTTTGCGATACGCCCACTGCCGTCGTCGCATCTTCGCTGACCGCTGCGATCGTCGCGCGGGCGGCGATCGCGCGGCCGGAACTCTTCAAGCTGTTGATTTTGACAGCGCCTGCCGGCTTATCCGACTTCGGCCGAGACTACTCGCGCAACTTCTTCGCCCAGCTCGTCAGCACGCCCGTGCTCGACCGCGTCATCTATAACGCCGGCGTTGCAACAGCTGGTGGTATTCGCAACTTCCTAGAAACTCGGCAGTTTGCCAATCCCGAGCGAGTCTATGAAGAAATCGTTATGGCCTACCTGGCTTCGGCACAGCAACCCAATGCCGAATATGCAGCACTGTCATTCGTGCGCGGCGATCTCAGCTTCGACTTGGCACGATACATCGGACAGGTCCAGATCCCAACCGCGATTATCTGGGGACGCGAATCGCAGTTCACGGGACCGGAAATTGGCAAACGCCTCGCCGCGCTCAACCCCCAATACATCCGCTCGTTCATCGAGTTACCCGAGGTCGGTCTGACGCCGCAGCTCGAGGTGCCCGGTGTGGCGATCGCGCTCGTCGGCCGTTTCCTTAAGGAGTTGTCGGTCGTTACGCCACCAGTGAGCGCACCGCAATAA
- the isiD gene encoding protein IsiD, translating to MGGVAALTAADVSELASRLDRDDYNNPFEALDDWHLLRAIAFQRPELVDPYAYLLDFCNYDEV from the coding sequence ATGGGCGGTGTCGCCGCCCTGACAGCAGCCGATGTTTCCGAGCTGGCCAGTCGATTGGATCGCGACGATTACAACAATCCCTTCGAGGCACTCGACGACTGGCATCTGCTGCGCGCGATCGCGTTTCAGCGTCCGGAACTCGTCGATCCTTACGCATATCTTCTCGACTTCTGCAACTACGACGAGGTCTGA
- the ctaD gene encoding cytochrome c oxidase subunit I, which translates to MSDATLTALPKTEQPHPGAPDNWKRFFTFSTDHKVIGIQYIVTAFFFFLIGGLLAMVMRGELITPAADLVDRTVYNGLFTMHGTIMLFMWTFPFLNGLANYLVPLMIGARDMAFPKLNAVAFWMVPVFGVILMASFLVPGGPSQSGWWAYPPVSLQNPTGNLINGQLLWLVAVALSGISSILGAVNIVTTIVRMRALGLGWFRMPVFVWAVMSAQIIQLFGLPALTAGAVMLLFDLAVGTSFFNPAGGGDPVLYQHFFWFYSHPAVYVIILPIFGVFSEVFPVHARKPLFGYPFVAVSSLVITGLSGVVWVHHMFASGTPDWMRMLFMFSTMLISVPTGVKVFAWVATVWGGKIQLTTPMLFALGGLVMFLFAGVTGIMLASAPFDIHVNNTYFVVGHFHYVIYGAAVMGAYAAIYHWFPKMTGHMYYEGLGKLHFALTFIGANLNFFPMHPLGLQGMPRRVASYDPEFAFWNVIASIGGFILGLSTLPFILNILSSWVQGKKAPNNPWRAIGLEWLVSSPPPHENFAEIPVVVSGPYGYGSNEPLVELAESKAAE; encoded by the coding sequence ATGAGTGATGCCACCCTAACCGCGCTCCCGAAGACCGAGCAGCCCCACCCCGGCGCGCCCGATAACTGGAAGCGTTTCTTCACGTTCAGCACCGACCACAAGGTCATCGGCATTCAATACATCGTCACGGCGTTCTTCTTTTTCTTAATCGGCGGCTTGCTGGCGATGGTCATGCGCGGGGAGCTGATCACCCCCGCAGCCGACCTCGTCGATCGCACGGTCTACAACGGCTTGTTTACGATGCACGGCACGATCATGCTGTTCATGTGGACGTTCCCGTTCCTCAATGGCTTGGCGAACTACCTGGTACCGCTCATGATCGGGGCGCGGGACATGGCGTTCCCCAAGCTCAACGCCGTCGCTTTCTGGATGGTGCCGGTGTTTGGCGTTATCTTGATGGCGAGTTTTTTGGTGCCGGGTGGACCGTCGCAGTCGGGATGGTGGGCGTATCCGCCGGTCAGCTTGCAAAATCCCACGGGAAATTTGATTAACGGCCAGTTGCTTTGGCTGGTGGCGGTAGCGCTATCGGGCATCTCTTCGATTTTGGGTGCAGTGAACATCGTGACCACGATAGTCCGCATGCGCGCCCTGGGACTAGGCTGGTTTCGGATGCCGGTGTTCGTCTGGGCGGTGATGAGCGCCCAGATCATTCAGCTCTTTGGGCTGCCAGCATTGACGGCCGGCGCGGTCATGTTGCTGTTCGATCTTGCGGTCGGGACGAGTTTCTTCAACCCAGCTGGCGGCGGCGATCCGGTCCTGTACCAGCACTTCTTCTGGTTCTACTCGCACCCGGCCGTGTACGTGATTATCTTGCCGATCTTCGGCGTGTTTTCCGAGGTATTCCCCGTCCACGCTCGCAAACCGCTGTTCGGGTATCCCTTCGTTGCCGTCTCTTCCTTAGTCATCACCGGTCTCAGCGGCGTTGTCTGGGTACACCACATGTTCGCCAGCGGCACACCGGACTGGATGCGCATGTTGTTCATGTTCTCGACAATGCTGATTTCGGTGCCGACGGGGGTGAAGGTCTTTGCCTGGGTCGCCACCGTATGGGGCGGCAAAATCCAGCTCACGACACCAATGCTGTTTGCTCTTGGCGGACTGGTGATGTTCCTGTTCGCAGGCGTCACGGGCATCATGCTCGCATCGGCTCCTTTCGACATCCACGTCAACAACACTTACTTCGTGGTCGGGCACTTCCACTACGTGATCTACGGTGCGGCGGTCATGGGCGCATACGCTGCGATTTACCACTGGTTCCCCAAGATGACCGGACACATGTACTACGAAGGCTTGGGCAAGCTGCATTTTGCCCTCACCTTCATCGGGGCCAATCTCAATTTCTTCCCCATGCACCCGCTGGGTTTGCAGGGAATGCCACGTCGCGTCGCGTCCTACGATCCCGAGTTCGCCTTCTGGAACGTCATTGCTAGCATCGGCGGTTTCATTTTGGGACTTTCAACCTTACCTTTCATCCTCAACATCCTCAGCTCGTGGGTGCAGGGCAAGAAGGCACCCAACAATCCCTGGCGCGCGATCGGGCTGGAGTGGCTGGTCTCGTCGCCACCGCCGCACGAGAACTTCGCAGAGATTCCCGTTGTCGTCTCGGGTCCCTACGGCTATGGTTCGAACGAACCGCTGGTCGAACTTGCCGAAAGTAAAGCTGCGGAGTAA
- a CDS encoding DUF2231 domain-containing protein yields the protein MNAFLAAVGTNGLPYQLPIHPNLVHLTLGLFIIAIAFDIVGVLLPFEKPLLKFFAIPATRSNFFDVGWYNLVAAAIVTFFTVSAGFYEMLLAEPDPDKLSPWGLNARDTMVWHALGGVLLLALIVGMTVWRGFQRYVWRQDRSRQVQWSYLAAGLSIFAIMFVHGTLGAHLGADFGVHVDAARILHAGGDLNASLGALSNK from the coding sequence ATGAACGCATTCCTGGCAGCAGTCGGTACCAATGGCTTGCCATACCAGTTGCCGATCCATCCCAACCTCGTTCACCTCACCTTAGGGTTGTTCATCATCGCGATCGCCTTCGACATCGTAGGCGTGCTGCTGCCCTTTGAAAAACCACTCCTGAAATTCTTCGCCATTCCCGCCACCCGTTCCAACTTCTTTGACGTCGGTTGGTACAATCTGGTCGCCGCCGCGATCGTTACCTTTTTTACGGTATCCGCCGGTTTCTATGAAATGCTGCTCGCCGAACCAGACCCAGACAAACTCAGCCCCTGGGGATTGAATGCTAGGGATACTATGGTCTGGCACGCCCTTGGGGGGGTATTGTTACTGGCACTAATCGTCGGCATGACAGTCTGGAGAGGCTTCCAACGCTACGTGTGGCGACAAGACCGTTCGCGACAAGTGCAATGGTCATACCTGGCGGCGGGTTTGAGCATCTTTGCCATCATGTTCGTCCACGGCACCCTCGGCGCGCACTTGGGCGCAGACTTCGGCGTACATGTCGATGCCGCTCGCATCCTGCATGCTGGTGGCGACCTCAATGCTTCACTAGGAGCGCTATCGAATAAATAG
- a CDS encoding GMC oxidoreductase, whose amino-acid sequence MIIDDRHYDFIIVGTGAGGGTLARKLAEAGKQILILERGGAMALDEQNVASVDVFKRERYHAPEQWYDGDGEPFLPQTNYAVGGNTKIYGASLMRMRERDFTAVAHQEGMSPEWELQYADFEPYYTAAEQLYMVHGNADGDPTEPPHSEDYPYPGIEHADAVKPVVEAIAARGLHPRPIPLSLTRRDDDPTGDSEVFGIEPIRERENVTLLTSAKVTCLHTNASGREVKAVEAQVGKSSYLYTGDIVVLACGAINSAALLLKSANEKHPNGLANGSDLVGRNLMKHQMTSIVQLSTEANSGVFRRSVCMNDFYWGDSNFNYPLGHIQNTGGLLQDTIFAEAPPLLSVAAKLMPGFGLKQLAMRSIGWWVQTEVLPDPNNRVRWGDKGKLRIEFVPNNAEAHDRLVFRWIEVLQAIEKTVKGLKSAKVHPRAEAPIQVVAHQCGTCRFGSDPAHSVLDLDCRTHELDNLYVVDSSFFPSCSGVSPALTVIANALRVGEQLIARHG is encoded by the coding sequence ATGATTATCGACGATCGCCACTACGACTTCATCATCGTCGGCACGGGAGCGGGCGGGGGCACACTTGCCCGCAAGCTGGCCGAAGCCGGCAAGCAAATTTTGATCCTCGAACGGGGCGGTGCTATGGCCCTCGACGAGCAAAACGTCGCTAGCGTCGACGTGTTCAAGCGCGAGCGATACCACGCACCCGAGCAATGGTATGACGGCGATGGGGAGCCGTTTTTACCGCAAACCAACTATGCCGTTGGTGGGAACACTAAAATCTACGGCGCCTCTTTGATGCGCATGCGCGAGCGCGACTTTACGGCCGTCGCGCACCAAGAGGGGATGTCTCCAGAGTGGGAGCTGCAATACGCAGACTTCGAGCCCTATTACACCGCCGCAGAACAGCTCTACATGGTTCACGGCAATGCCGACGGCGACCCCACCGAACCTCCTCACAGTGAGGACTATCCTTACCCCGGCATCGAGCATGCCGACGCGGTCAAGCCAGTGGTTGAAGCGATCGCCGCCCGCGGATTGCATCCCAGGCCCATTCCCCTGAGTCTCACCCGCCGCGACGACGATCCGACTGGCGACTCCGAGGTCTTTGGCATCGAGCCGATTCGGGAGCGCGAGAACGTCACGCTCTTGACTTCAGCAAAGGTAACCTGCCTGCACACCAATGCTTCAGGACGCGAGGTCAAGGCCGTCGAAGCCCAAGTCGGCAAGAGCTCGTATTTATATACAGGCGATATCGTCGTATTGGCGTGCGGCGCGATCAATTCTGCTGCCTTGCTGTTGAAGTCGGCAAATGAGAAGCACCCCAACGGTCTGGCCAACGGCTCCGACCTCGTCGGGCGCAACTTGATGAAACACCAGATGACGTCGATCGTGCAGCTCAGCACCGAGGCGAACTCCGGAGTATTCCGACGTAGCGTCTGCATGAACGACTTCTATTGGGGAGACAGCAACTTCAACTATCCACTCGGTCACATTCAGAACACTGGCGGGCTGCTGCAGGACACGATCTTCGCCGAGGCACCCCCGCTCCTGTCGGTTGCTGCCAAGCTCATGCCCGGCTTCGGACTCAAACAATTGGCGATGCGATCGATCGGCTGGTGGGTTCAGACCGAGGTCTTGCCCGATCCGAACAACCGCGTCCGCTGGGGCGATAAAGGCAAACTGCGGATCGAGTTTGTTCCCAACAACGCCGAGGCCCACGATCGTCTCGTCTTCCGGTGGATCGAGGTGCTGCAGGCGATTGAGAAAACCGTCAAAGGACTTAAGTCGGCAAAGGTTCATCCACGTGCGGAAGCACCGATTCAAGTGGTGGCCCACCAGTGCGGGACGTGCCGCTTCGGGTCCGATCCAGCGCATTCCGTCCTCGATCTCGATTGCCGCACCCACGAACTCGACAACCTCTATGTCGTCGATAGCAGCTTTTTTCCATCCTGCTCGGGGGTCAGTCCTGCCTTGACAGTTATTGCCAATGCCCTGCGCGTCGGCGAGCAGCTCATTGCTCGGCACGGTTAG
- the coaBC gene encoding bifunctional phosphopantothenoylcysteine decarboxylase/phosphopantothenate--cysteine ligase CoaBC, translated as MLTGRRVLVAIGGGIAAYKACELVSSLYQTGAEVRVIMTAAAQEFIAPLAISTLSRHHAYTDADFWQPHPRPLHIELGEWAEAIAIAPLTANTLGKLAHGLADNLLTNTILAADCPLLLAPAANTQMWQQPRVQRNWQMLLQEPRVCAIGPGAGLLACDRVGPGRMAEPAAILLALRSLLHTDGRMDLAGKRVLVNAGGTREFLDAVRFLGNPSTGKMGLSLALAAAHRGAEVTLVLGPSELHVPQVPPLQLERVTTAAEMHAAMLKAFPVADWTFLSAAVADVQPATRATEKLPKDRLPSVLELVPVPDIAADLGRTKHAHQRLIGFAAQTGDPVPPALGKLKRKHLDGIVANPVDRPDAGFASDTNCAVLIARDGTQRTLPTADKFDLAHSILDWARDLPV; from the coding sequence GTGTTGACCGGCCGGCGAGTACTGGTCGCAATCGGCGGAGGTATCGCAGCGTATAAGGCATGCGAGTTGGTTTCCTCCCTTTACCAAACTGGAGCCGAGGTGCGTGTCATCATGACAGCAGCCGCCCAGGAGTTTATCGCGCCTCTAGCAATTTCTACCCTCAGCCGCCACCATGCCTACACCGATGCGGATTTTTGGCAGCCGCATCCACGTCCGCTGCACATCGAGTTGGGCGAATGGGCCGAGGCGATCGCAATCGCGCCATTGACAGCAAACACGCTGGGTAAGCTAGCGCACGGTCTGGCCGATAATTTATTGACAAATACAATCCTGGCGGCCGATTGCCCGCTGTTGCTAGCTCCGGCAGCTAATACGCAGATGTGGCAGCAACCGCGCGTGCAGCGCAATTGGCAAATGCTTCTGCAGGAGCCGCGCGTGTGCGCGATCGGTCCGGGCGCGGGGTTGCTAGCCTGCGATCGCGTCGGGCCAGGACGGATGGCAGAGCCGGCAGCGATTCTGTTGGCGTTGCGATCGCTGTTGCATACAGACGGACGGATGGATTTGGCGGGCAAGCGCGTGTTGGTCAATGCGGGAGGAACTCGGGAGTTTCTGGACGCGGTTCGGTTTCTGGGCAACCCGTCGACCGGCAAGATGGGACTGTCACTAGCATTGGCGGCTGCCCATCGTGGCGCAGAGGTGACGTTGGTGTTAGGTCCGAGCGAACTCCACGTACCGCAGGTACCACCCCTGCAGCTTGAGCGCGTGACAACAGCTGCTGAGATGCATGCCGCCATGTTAAAAGCATTTCCCGTGGCAGACTGGACGTTTCTGTCAGCGGCAGTGGCAGACGTGCAACCGGCAACGCGCGCAACAGAGAAATTGCCGAAAGACCGACTGCCATCAGTACTGGAGTTGGTCCCCGTCCCCGACATTGCCGCCGACCTCGGACGGACCAAGCACGCGCATCAACGACTGATCGGTTTTGCCGCCCAAACTGGCGATCCAGTGCCGCCGGCGCTCGGGAAGTTGAAGCGCAAGCATCTCGACGGTATTGTTGCCAACCCAGTCGATCGCCCGGATGCAGGGTTTGCTAGCGACACGAATTGCGCCGTTCTCATTGCTCGCGACGGGACGCAGCGCACGCTACCGACAGCGGATAAGTTCGACCTGGCCCACTCCATTCTCGATTGGGCTCGAGATTTACCGGTGTAA
- a CDS encoding GNAT family N-acetyltransferase produces the protein MNADFTPSLASQHPTPKAVVRGTLLTASPIVRTALLQDLQGVADVLTNSFHPPHGLRALIHPFLRLGIQEDLRTRLCANGQHYLCLAALVSAVTAGGCTERVVGTVEMSLSVPKNWLARDYQSTYLSNLAVSPEYRRCGIARQLLRRCEQATREWGLNEIYLHVLENNKSARTLYNRCDYHLRRVDVDCASWLMRRPRRLLLGKRLT, from the coding sequence GTGAATGCAGACTTCACGCCATCCCTTGCGTCACAACACCCCACGCCAAAGGCGGTCGTTCGCGGTACTCTGCTAACTGCGTCCCCGATCGTCCGCACCGCCCTGCTTCAGGACTTGCAGGGGGTGGCGGATGTTCTGACCAATAGCTTTCATCCTCCGCACGGATTGCGTGCATTAATTCATCCTTTTTTGCGATTGGGCATCCAGGAGGACTTGCGGACGCGTTTGTGTGCCAACGGACAACACTACCTTTGTTTAGCTGCCTTGGTCTCGGCCGTGACGGCAGGTGGTTGCACTGAGCGGGTTGTCGGGACCGTTGAAATGTCCTTGAGCGTGCCCAAGAACTGGCTGGCACGTGACTATCAGTCAACTTATCTGTCGAATCTTGCTGTCAGCCCGGAATACCGGCGTTGCGGGATTGCGCGCCAGCTGTTGCGACGTTGCGAACAGGCAACCAGAGAATGGGGGCTGAACGAGATTTACCTGCATGTCTTAGAAAATAACAAGTCCGCTCGGACCTTATACAACCGCTGCGACTATCATTTGCGACGCGTTGATGTTGACTGTGCTTCGTGGCTGATGCGACGCCCGCGGCGCCTATTACTCGGCAAGCGTTTGACTTAG
- a CDS encoding cytochrome c oxidase subunit 3 has protein sequence MFGFVVFLLSETVIFLSFFVGYIVFKTSATDWLPPGVEGLEVRSPAIATAILVSSSFVITIAERYLHRENLWGFRSFWLLTMVMGSTFLYAQAMEWLSLPFGFTAGTFGGTFYLLTGFHGLHVLAGIVMQGVMLGRSFIPNNYAGGEHGVASTSLFWHFVDVIWIVLFALIYLWQ, from the coding sequence ATGTTCGGCTTCGTCGTATTCCTGCTGTCGGAAACGGTGATTTTCCTGAGTTTCTTCGTCGGTTACATTGTTTTCAAAACCTCGGCAACTGACTGGCTGCCGCCGGGTGTCGAAGGCTTGGAAGTCCGCAGTCCGGCGATCGCCACCGCGATTCTGGTCTCCAGCAGCTTCGTTATCACCATCGCCGAGCGCTACCTGCACCGCGAGAACCTGTGGGGCTTCCGGAGCTTCTGGTTGCTGACGATGGTGATGGGTAGCACGTTCTTGTACGCGCAGGCGATGGAATGGTTGAGTTTGCCCTTCGGCTTTACAGCCGGCACGTTCGGCGGGACGTTTTATCTGCTGACCGGCTTTCACGGGCTGCACGTGCTCGCGGGCATTGTCATGCAAGGCGTCATGCTGGGGCGATCGTTTATTCCCAACAACTACGCTGGCGGCGAACACGGCGTAGCGTCAACGTCGCTGTTCTGGCACTTCGTCGACGTTATTTGGATTGTCTTATTCGCGCTCATTTACCTGTGGCAATAG